One Syngnathoides biaculeatus isolate LvHL_M chromosome 4, ASM1980259v1, whole genome shotgun sequence DNA window includes the following coding sequences:
- the LOC133499628 gene encoding junction-mediating and -regulatory protein-like isoform X2 produces MSFTMEDHLESGWVAVRPNAFEEKEKHKIVFIVAWNEVEGKFAITCHNRTAQRRSFGSSSSSSSSGGGGGGGTDAPSEDGDKTRWPESDKASRSPGPGAREAAVKGLKGKLPGSKLSPVKIKTVLNYVSSHVSCDGEPQKEEQLPSVDTLDLEDGLSPEDCSWAGLFSFQDLRAVHQQLCSVNSDLEPCLPVFPEEPSGMWTVLFGPAEVSEAEMDELCSGLQLYLGHALDVCGWKILSRLLFAENDDPDEYYESLSELRRCGYEEALSRESKHLQELLDRHKSLDSMVDLLELYEEEDQAYGSLLEASTQLYQYLLQPFRDMRELAMLRRQQIKISMENDYLGPRRVFALQQEDSDWQRKAQEAVLIIQEFTVKYFETTARAQKGVYERMKVDQRKFGKASWTAAVERMERIRYAVAKETLQLQRAREISLEQRKRTLREEMQSLCRSEDALTLLDRMESQYYELQLQLYDIQAEILQCEELLLAAQLDRVRRQMAEHHNEVVYYDTFESADEITQEDTAEKEELDRLQVSARRLEARRGRIVAKRSYLRSKREICVSNHVTKQQMRSTTQKDSLSQWVLQTKFDEEEDERKNSRVRQERQRTLDRLRTFKQRYPGQVILKSARLRAAHGRRRDRGRIAQTGDEGEREGRSQPAGARDPGQRPLFLSISVQTDASSALTAQPVAGLAARSLPPLPVPGPADSFCSPCSLSSLLASPTSPPPPPPPLPLPPIREQVSPSESPGGPSRRPGGGSASEELSRSSLGPFHPRFFDSSQLVSARKKLRKTPGFEARSRRGSSPMDEVLASLKRGSFHLKKVDQRPVPPAAQSDDDPDSILAQIRKGVKLRQVPPQERKGQEDVAAPRDPLTQSIYEALRRIKEASPESDSDDDGPGGPDWES; encoded by the exons ATGTCATTCACAATGGAGGATCATTTGGAGTCTGGCTGGGTCGCCGTTCGCCCGAACGCCTTcgaggagaaggagaagcacAAAATCGTCTTCATCGTCGCCTGGAACGAAGTGGAAGGCAAATTTGCGATAACGTGTCACAACAGGACGGCGCAAAGGAGAAGCTTtgggagcagcagcagcagcagcagcagcggtggcggcggcggcggaggcacAGACGCTCCGTCCGAGGATGGAGACAAAACAAGATGGCCCGAAAGTGACAAAGCGTCCAGGAGCCCCGGTCCAGGTGCCAGAGAGGCTGCCGTGAAAGGCCTCAAAGGCAAGCTCCCGGGTTCCAAACTGAGCCCCGTGAAGATTAAAACTGTGCTCAACTATGTGTCGTCTCACGTCAGTTGCGACGGAGAACCGCAGAAAGAGGAGCAGCTGCCCTCCGTGGACACGCTGGACCTGGAGGACGGTCTGAGCCCCGAGGACTGCAGCTGGGCAGGCCTCTTTTCCTTCCAGGACCTGCGGGCGGTCCACCAGCAGCTGTGCTCGGTCAACTCGGACCTGGAGCCCTGCCTCCCCGTCTTCCCCGAGGAACCCAGCGGGATGTGGACGGTGCTGTTTGGACCGGCTGAGGTCTCGGAGGCCGAGATGGACGAGCTGTGCTCCGGGCTGCAGCTCTACCTCGGCCACGCGCTCGACGTATGCGGCTGGAAGATCCTCTCTCGGCTTCTGTTCGCCGAAAACGACGACCCGGACGAGTACTACGAGAGCCTGAGCGAGCTGAGACGGTGCGGCTACGAAGAGGCGCTTTCCCGCGAAAGTAAACACCTGCAAGAG CTTCTGGACAGACACAAGAGCTTGGACAGCATGGTTGACTTGCTGGAACTTTATGAGGAGGAGGACCAGGCCTACGGATCCCTGCTGGAGGCCTCCACGCAACTGTACCAGTACCTGCTGCAGCCATTCCGAGACATGAGGGAGCTGGCTATGCTGCGTAGACAACAGATCAAG ATCTCCATGGAGAACGACTACCTGGGCCCCAGGCGGGTTTTCGCCCTCCAGCAGGAGGACTCTGATTGGCAGAGGAAAGCTCAAGAAGCTGTCCTGATCATCCAGGAGTTCACCGTAAAATATTTCGAGACTACGGCCAGAGCTCAGAAAG GAGTTTACGAGCGCATGAAGGTGGACCAGCGCAAGTTCGGCAAGGCCTCGTGGACGGCGGCGGTGGAGCGCATGGAGCGAATCCGCTACGCCGTCGCCAAGGAAACCCTGCAGCTGCAAAGAGCGCGGGAGATCAGCCTGGAGCAGAGGAAACGCACGCTTCGAGAAGAA ATGCAGAGCTTGTGTCGCAGCGAGGATGCGTTGACCCTGCTGGACCGCATGGAATCTCAGTACTACGAGCTGCAGCTCCAACTGTACGACATCCAGGCCGAGATTCTGCAGTGCGAGGAGCTGCTCCTCGCCGCCCAGCTCGACCGCGTTCGAAGACAGATGGCAG AGCATCACAACGAGGTGGTCTACTACGACACCTTTGAAAGCGCGGACGAAATAACCCAGGAGGACACGGCGGAGAAGGAAGAACTGGATCGACTTCAGGTCAGCGCGCGACGACTGGAGGCGCGGCGGGGGCGCATCGTGGCCAAGCGTTCCTATCTGAGGAGCAAGAGG gAGATCTGTGTATCGAACCACGTTACGAAGCAACAGATGCGTTCGACCACTCAGAAAGACTCTCTGTCGCAATGGGTCTTACAG ACAAAATTCGATGAAGAGGAAGACGAACGAAAGAATAGCAGAGTTCGTCAAGAGAGACAGAGGACTCTGGATAGACTTCGAACCTTCAAGCAG CGCTACCCGGGTCAGGTGATTCTCAAGTCCGCCCGCCTGCGCGCGGCCCACGGCAGAAGGAGAGATCGCGGCAGGATTGCGCAAACGGGCGACGAGGGCGAAAGGGAGGGGCGTTCCCAGCCCGCCGGCGCGCGGGACCCGGGCCAGCGGCCGCTGTTTCTCAGCATCAGCGTGCAGACGGACGCCAGCTCCGCGCTCACCGCCCAGCCCGTCGCCGGCCTGGCAGCGCGGTCACTTCCTCCTTTGCCCGTGCCCGGTCCCGCGGACTCCTTCTGCTCCCCTTGCTCGCTGTCCTCGCTGCTGGCGTCGCCGACCTCGcctccgccccctccccctcctcttcctctcccgcCAATACGAGAACAGGTGTCGCCCTCCGAGAGCCCGGGCGGACCATCGCGGAGGCCCGGGGGCGGGAGTGCGTCGGAGGAGCTCTCTCGGTCCTCTCTTGGCCCCTTCCACCCTCGCTTCTTTGACAGCAGCCAGCTGGTCAGCGCCCGCAAAAAACTGAGGAAGACTCCGGGCTTCGAGGCCCGCAGCAGACGAG GAAGCTCCCCCATGGACGAAGTGCTGGCCTCCCTGAAGCGAGGCAGTTTCCACCTGAAGAAGGTGGACCAGCGGCCCGTCCCTCCCGCCGCTCAGAGCGACGACGACCCCGACAGCATCTTGGCTCAGATCCGAAAGGGGGTCAAACTGAGGCAGGTCCCCCCTCAAGAACGGAAAGGCCAGGAGGACGTCGCTGCCCCCAGAGACCCTCTGACCCAAAGTATCTATGAGGCGCTTCGACGGATCAAAGAGGCCTCGCCGGAGTCGGACTCCGATGACGACGGGCCGGGCGGGCCCGACTGGGAAAGCTAG
- the LOC133499628 gene encoding junction-mediating and -regulatory protein-like isoform X1: protein MSFTMEDHLESGWVAVRPNAFEEKEKHKIVFIVAWNEVEGKFAITCHNRTAQRRSFGSSSSSSSSGGGGGGGTDAPSEDGDKTRWPESDKASRSPGPGAREAAVKGLKGKLPGSKLSPVKIKTVLNYVSSHVSCDGEPQKEEQLPSVDTLDLEDGLSPEDCSWAGLFSFQDLRAVHQQLCSVNSDLEPCLPVFPEEPSGMWTVLFGPAEVSEAEMDELCSGLQLYLGHALDVCGWKILSRLLFAENDDPDEYYESLSELRRCGYEEALSRESKHLQELLDRHKSLDSMVDLLELYEEEDQAYGSLLEASTQLYQYLLQPFRDMRELAMLRRQQIKISMENDYLGPRRVFALQQEDSDWQRKAQEAVLIIQEFTVKYFETTARAQKGVYERMKVDQRKFGKASWTAAVERMERIRYAVAKETLQLQRAREISLEQRKRTLREEMQSLCRSEDALTLLDRMESQYYELQLQLYDIQAEILQCEELLLAAQLDRVRRQMAAEHHNEVVYYDTFESADEITQEDTAEKEELDRLQVSARRLEARRGRIVAKRSYLRSKREICVSNHVTKQQMRSTTQKDSLSQWVLQTKFDEEEDERKNSRVRQERQRTLDRLRTFKQRYPGQVILKSARLRAAHGRRRDRGRIAQTGDEGEREGRSQPAGARDPGQRPLFLSISVQTDASSALTAQPVAGLAARSLPPLPVPGPADSFCSPCSLSSLLASPTSPPPPPPPLPLPPIREQVSPSESPGGPSRRPGGGSASEELSRSSLGPFHPRFFDSSQLVSARKKLRKTPGFEARSRRGSSPMDEVLASLKRGSFHLKKVDQRPVPPAAQSDDDPDSILAQIRKGVKLRQVPPQERKGQEDVAAPRDPLTQSIYEALRRIKEASPESDSDDDGPGGPDWES, encoded by the exons ATGTCATTCACAATGGAGGATCATTTGGAGTCTGGCTGGGTCGCCGTTCGCCCGAACGCCTTcgaggagaaggagaagcacAAAATCGTCTTCATCGTCGCCTGGAACGAAGTGGAAGGCAAATTTGCGATAACGTGTCACAACAGGACGGCGCAAAGGAGAAGCTTtgggagcagcagcagcagcagcagcagcggtggcggcggcggcggaggcacAGACGCTCCGTCCGAGGATGGAGACAAAACAAGATGGCCCGAAAGTGACAAAGCGTCCAGGAGCCCCGGTCCAGGTGCCAGAGAGGCTGCCGTGAAAGGCCTCAAAGGCAAGCTCCCGGGTTCCAAACTGAGCCCCGTGAAGATTAAAACTGTGCTCAACTATGTGTCGTCTCACGTCAGTTGCGACGGAGAACCGCAGAAAGAGGAGCAGCTGCCCTCCGTGGACACGCTGGACCTGGAGGACGGTCTGAGCCCCGAGGACTGCAGCTGGGCAGGCCTCTTTTCCTTCCAGGACCTGCGGGCGGTCCACCAGCAGCTGTGCTCGGTCAACTCGGACCTGGAGCCCTGCCTCCCCGTCTTCCCCGAGGAACCCAGCGGGATGTGGACGGTGCTGTTTGGACCGGCTGAGGTCTCGGAGGCCGAGATGGACGAGCTGTGCTCCGGGCTGCAGCTCTACCTCGGCCACGCGCTCGACGTATGCGGCTGGAAGATCCTCTCTCGGCTTCTGTTCGCCGAAAACGACGACCCGGACGAGTACTACGAGAGCCTGAGCGAGCTGAGACGGTGCGGCTACGAAGAGGCGCTTTCCCGCGAAAGTAAACACCTGCAAGAG CTTCTGGACAGACACAAGAGCTTGGACAGCATGGTTGACTTGCTGGAACTTTATGAGGAGGAGGACCAGGCCTACGGATCCCTGCTGGAGGCCTCCACGCAACTGTACCAGTACCTGCTGCAGCCATTCCGAGACATGAGGGAGCTGGCTATGCTGCGTAGACAACAGATCAAG ATCTCCATGGAGAACGACTACCTGGGCCCCAGGCGGGTTTTCGCCCTCCAGCAGGAGGACTCTGATTGGCAGAGGAAAGCTCAAGAAGCTGTCCTGATCATCCAGGAGTTCACCGTAAAATATTTCGAGACTACGGCCAGAGCTCAGAAAG GAGTTTACGAGCGCATGAAGGTGGACCAGCGCAAGTTCGGCAAGGCCTCGTGGACGGCGGCGGTGGAGCGCATGGAGCGAATCCGCTACGCCGTCGCCAAGGAAACCCTGCAGCTGCAAAGAGCGCGGGAGATCAGCCTGGAGCAGAGGAAACGCACGCTTCGAGAAGAA ATGCAGAGCTTGTGTCGCAGCGAGGATGCGTTGACCCTGCTGGACCGCATGGAATCTCAGTACTACGAGCTGCAGCTCCAACTGTACGACATCCAGGCCGAGATTCTGCAGTGCGAGGAGCTGCTCCTCGCCGCCCAGCTCGACCGCGTTCGAAGACAGATGGCAG CAGAGCATCACAACGAGGTGGTCTACTACGACACCTTTGAAAGCGCGGACGAAATAACCCAGGAGGACACGGCGGAGAAGGAAGAACTGGATCGACTTCAGGTCAGCGCGCGACGACTGGAGGCGCGGCGGGGGCGCATCGTGGCCAAGCGTTCCTATCTGAGGAGCAAGAGG gAGATCTGTGTATCGAACCACGTTACGAAGCAACAGATGCGTTCGACCACTCAGAAAGACTCTCTGTCGCAATGGGTCTTACAG ACAAAATTCGATGAAGAGGAAGACGAACGAAAGAATAGCAGAGTTCGTCAAGAGAGACAGAGGACTCTGGATAGACTTCGAACCTTCAAGCAG CGCTACCCGGGTCAGGTGATTCTCAAGTCCGCCCGCCTGCGCGCGGCCCACGGCAGAAGGAGAGATCGCGGCAGGATTGCGCAAACGGGCGACGAGGGCGAAAGGGAGGGGCGTTCCCAGCCCGCCGGCGCGCGGGACCCGGGCCAGCGGCCGCTGTTTCTCAGCATCAGCGTGCAGACGGACGCCAGCTCCGCGCTCACCGCCCAGCCCGTCGCCGGCCTGGCAGCGCGGTCACTTCCTCCTTTGCCCGTGCCCGGTCCCGCGGACTCCTTCTGCTCCCCTTGCTCGCTGTCCTCGCTGCTGGCGTCGCCGACCTCGcctccgccccctccccctcctcttcctctcccgcCAATACGAGAACAGGTGTCGCCCTCCGAGAGCCCGGGCGGACCATCGCGGAGGCCCGGGGGCGGGAGTGCGTCGGAGGAGCTCTCTCGGTCCTCTCTTGGCCCCTTCCACCCTCGCTTCTTTGACAGCAGCCAGCTGGTCAGCGCCCGCAAAAAACTGAGGAAGACTCCGGGCTTCGAGGCCCGCAGCAGACGAG GAAGCTCCCCCATGGACGAAGTGCTGGCCTCCCTGAAGCGAGGCAGTTTCCACCTGAAGAAGGTGGACCAGCGGCCCGTCCCTCCCGCCGCTCAGAGCGACGACGACCCCGACAGCATCTTGGCTCAGATCCGAAAGGGGGTCAAACTGAGGCAGGTCCCCCCTCAAGAACGGAAAGGCCAGGAGGACGTCGCTGCCCCCAGAGACCCTCTGACCCAAAGTATCTATGAGGCGCTTCGACGGATCAAAGAGGCCTCGCCGGAGTCGGACTCCGATGACGACGGGCCGGGCGGGCCCGACTGGGAAAGCTAG